Proteins from one Rosa chinensis cultivar Old Blush chromosome 7, RchiOBHm-V2, whole genome shotgun sequence genomic window:
- the LOC112176660 gene encoding probable beta-D-xylosidase 7: MKLRALILIPLIFFSTLIFLIDLTESTQPPYSCDSSNPSTESYPFCKTTLPIHERVHDLVSRLTLDEKISQLVNSAPPIPRLGIPSYEWWSEALHGVADVGKGVRLYGTVSSATSFPQVILTAASFNEHLWYRIGQAIGTEARAVYNAGQATGMTFWAPNINIFRDPRWGRGQETPGEDPMMTGKYAVAYVRGVQGDSYEGGKLAGHLKASACCKHFTAYDLDSWNNVTRFGFNAKVTQQDLADTYQPPFKSCVEQGKASGIMCAYNQVNGVPSCADHNLLTKTARGQWDFHGYITSDCDAVGIIHDVQGYAKQPEDAVVDVLKAGMDVNCGTYLQNYTKSAVQQKKLPITFIDKALHNLFSIRMRLGLFDGNPTKLLFGNIGPDQVCSKQHQVLALEAAEDGIVLLKNADKLLPLPKSKGISLAVIGPNANASETLLGNYHGPPCKVITPLEGLLGYAKKTVYHPGCDTVKCPNPTIDQAVKVAEQADYVVLIVGLDQSEEREAHDRDHLYLPGKQQQLISSVAKAAKKPVILVILSGGPVDISAAKDNPKIGSILWAGYPGEAGGIALAEIIFGDHNPGGRLPVTWYTQDYIKTPMTDMRMRHDKKSGYPGRTYRFYTGERVFDFGYGLSYSNYPYNFVSSLTQKKLYLNESSVGLPAKNSDSRRYRLVSDLGEEFCQKNLFKVTVRAKNDGEMAGKHPVLLFVSQKNPSNGSPIKQLVGFKSVILSAGEKAEFEFMLNPCEHFSHANEDGSMVVEEGSRFLVVGDVEHPIHVIV, encoded by the exons ATGAAGCTCCGAGCTCTCATTCTCATCCCTCTTATCTTCTTCTCCACCCTCATCTTCCTCATTGATCTCACCGAGTCAACTCAGCCCCCATATTCATGTGACTCGTCCAACCCATCAACCGAGTCCTACCCTTTTTGCAAAACAACCCTCCCAATCCACGAAAGAGTCCATGACCTCGTCTCGCGTCTCACATTGGACGAGAAGATCTCCCAACTCGTCAACTCGGCCCCTCCGATTCCCCGACTCGGTATCCCGAGTTACGAGTGGTGGTCGGAGGCTCTTCACGGCGTCGCCGACGTCGGCAAAGGCGTTCGTCTCTATGGCACAGTCTCCAGCGCCACCAGCTTCCCTCAAGTCATTTTAACCGCTGCTTCTTTCAATGAGCATCTCTGGTATCGAATCGGTCAG GCGATCGGAACCGAAGCTAGGGCGGTGTACAATGCAGGACAAGCGACAGGGATGACATTTTGGGCACCAAACATCAACATTTTCAGGGACCCAAGATGGGGAAGAGGGCAAGAGACTCCCGGGGAAGACCCAATGATGACGGGAAAATACGCCGTGGCGTATGTTCGAGGTGTTCAAGGTGATTCATATGAGGGAGGGAAGCTGGCTGGCCATCTCAAGGCCTCGGCTTGCTGTAAGCATTTCACGGCGTACGATCTGGATAGCTGGAATAATGTGACTCGTTTTGGGTTTAATGCAAAG GTAACTCAGCAAGACCTAGCAGACACGTACCAACCTCCATTCAAGAGTTGCGTCGAGCAAGGCAAAGCCAGTGGCATTATGTGTGCTTATAATCAAGTCAATGGAGTCCCAAGCTGTGCAGATCACAATCTCTTAACCAAGACTGCTCGAGGACAATGGGACTTTCACGG GTACATCACGTCGGACTGCGATGCCGTCGGCATCATCCACGACGTGCAGGGATACGCTAAGCAGCCGGAAGATGCCGTCGTCGATGTACTCAAAGCAG GCATGGATGTGAACTGTGGAACCTACTTGCAGAATTACACGAAAAGTGCAGTGCAGCAGAAAAAGCTGCCCATAACATTCATAGACAAAGCCCTCCACAACCTGTTCTCTATCAGGATGAGGTTAGGTCTGTTTGATGGCAACCCAACCAAGCTACTTTTCGGCAACATTGGTCCAGACCAAGTGTGCTCTAAACAGCACCAAGTTTTAGCCCTAGAAGCTGCTGAAGATGGCATTGTGCTTTTGAAGAACGCAGACAAGCTACTCCCACTACCTAAATCAAAGGGGATTTCTCTTGCTGTAATCGGTCCCAATGCCAATGCTTCCGAAACACTTCTCGGAAACTATCATGGCCCACCATGCAAGGTCATTACGCCATTAGAAGGACTGCTAGGTTATGCTAAGAAAACAGTGTATCACCCTGGATGTGATACAGTTAAATGCCCTAATCCTACGATTGATCAAGCTGTGAAAGTAGCAGAACAGGCAGATTATGTGGTTTTGATTGTGGGATTGGACcaaagtgaagagagagaggcgCACGATAGAGACCACTTATACTTGCCTGGTAAGCAACAGCAACTCATTAGCAGTGTGGCTAAAGCTGCCAAGAAACCAGTGATTCTTGTGATTCTCTCTGGGGGTCCAGTTGACATATCTGCAGCCAAGGATAATCCAAAAATCGGAAGCATCTTGTGGGCTGGATACCCAGGTGAAGCTGGTGGAATTGCCCTGGCAGAAATCATCTTTGGTGATCACAACCCAG GTGGAAGACTGCCAGTAACATGGTATACACAAGATTACATCAAAACACCAATGACTGACATGAGGATGAGGCATGACAAAAAATCAGGCTATCCTGGGCGCACTTACAGATTCTACACAGGCGAAAGAGTGTTTGATTTTGGTTATGGCCTCAGCTACTCCAACTACCCTTATAACTTTGTATCTTCATTGACCCAAAAGAAGCTCTACCTAAACGAGTCATCGGTTGGTCTACCAGCTAAGAATTCGGACTCCAGACGCTACCGGTTAGTTTCAGATCTAGGTGAAGAATTCTGTCAGAAGAATTTGTTCAAGGTCACTGTTAGGGCTAAGAATGATGGAGAGATGGCTGGTAAGCATCCGGTGTTGCTATTTGTAAGTCAGAAAAATCCGTCAAATGGAAGTCCAATAAAACAGTTGGTTGGATTCAAAAGCGTGATACTAAGCGCCGGGGAAAAAGCTGAATTTGAATTCATGCTGAACCCTTGTGAGCATTTCAGCCATGCAAATGAGGATGGATCGATGGTGGTAGAAGAAGGTTCTCGTTTCTTGGTTGTGGGTGATGTAGAGCACCCTATTCATGTCATAGTTTGA
- the LOC112176661 gene encoding metallophosphoesterase 1, with protein MAVALKPLLPIIILSSLLLYEEWVSTPSCKPEPDPAQAHAHPHHPDDLKVMMVANLLLLGSESGYFDLLFRDYYTSKFFTKSFRTLRPDMLLVLGDISARGHHLRRSEYVSVIRQFHRVLGPFLDLPLHVVLGDRDVGVCDGLSEDSVGWIARRLPGLDPAGCGAFEIGNVSFVSLNAVALLCGNSEVRFSVEKAVERESVDFRLENEGGSGDRERKERVYEFGWRENAISSGSGPVVLLHFPLSRNVSTTDFDGSPNVFDGREDVGRGPYDLLQKLPPNATEYIFQALKPRIVFSAHTQEFYDHFHPDGTREVTIPAMTWNARDDPGFVIATFRRNEGAVSISYCSLARESHILLAYASLLIISVSMLAFSSTPSLRSFKTMIT; from the exons ATGGCGGTTGCCTTGAAGCCATTGTTGCCCATCATCATACTCTCCTCTCTGCTCCTCTACGAAGAGTGGGTCTCAACTCCCTCATGCAAACCCGAACCCGACCCGGCCCAGGCCCATGCCCACCCCCACCACCCGGACGACCTCAAGGTCATGATGGTCGccaacctcctcctcctcggctCCGAATCCGGCTACTTCGACCTCCTCTTCCGCGACTACTACACCTCCAAATTCTTCACG AAATCGTTCCGGACTCTCAGGCCCGATATGCTCCTGGTCCTCGGCGACATCTCGGCGCGTGGCCACCACTTGCGGAGGAGCGAGTACGTCTCGGTGATCCGTCAGTTCCACCGGGTCCTGGGCCCGTTTCTGGACCTCCCGCTCCACGTGGTTCTCGGCGACCGGGACGTCGGAGTCTGCGACGGGCTGAGTGAGGACTCGGTGGGCTGGATCGCGAGGAGGTTGCCGGGCCTGGACCCGGCCGGGTGCGGAGCCTTTGAGATTGGGAACGTCAGCTTCGTGTCGCTAAACGCCGTCGCTTTGCTGTGCGGGAATAGTGAGGTGAGGTTCAGTGTGGAGAAggcggtggagagagagagcgtgGATTTTCGACTCGAAAATGAGGGGGGAAGTGGAGATAGAGAGAGGAAGGAGAGGGTTTATGAGTTCGGGTGGAGAGAGAATGCAATATCCTCCGGGTCTGGACCTGTGGTTTTGCTTCACTTTCCGTTGAGCCGAAATGTGAGTACTACTGATTTTGATGGGAGTCCTAATGTTTTCGACGGCAG GGAGGATGTTGGTAGAGGGCCGTACGATTTGTTACAGAAGCTACCGCCAAATGCTACTGAATACATATTTCAAGCTCTCAAGCCAAG GATTGTTTTCAGTGCCCACACTCAGGAATTCTATGATCATTTCCATCCAGATGGAACCCGTGAGGTTACTATTCCAGCCATGACATGGAATGCGAGGGATGATCCTGGATTTGTTATTGCCACTTTCCGAAGGAATGAAGGAGCAGTAAGCATCAGCTATTGCTCTCTTGCTAGGGAATCTCACATACTTTTAGCCTATGCATCTCTTCTGATTATTTCGGTATCAATGCTGGCTTTCTCAAGCACACCTAGTTTAAGATCTTTCAAGACAATGATAACCTGA